AGGAGAGGTCTGGGGGGAATCTAGCGCCACCTTAGGGAGCCTGGGGAGACAGTGGGCTGGgtgccagccagggctgtgctgcCTGGCAGTACCTGGTGTGGGTGACGATGTCAGTGAGGGCACCTCCCTCCAGGAACTCCATCACCACCCAGAGCTCATCGCCCACCAGGTAGCTGTTGTACATCTCCACCACATTCTCGTGCTGATAGTCGCGCATGATCACCACCTGACGAGGGAGGCTGGGTCAgcgtggtggggggagggccgCCAGCCGCCAGCCGCCCTCCTACCTCGCTCTCGGGCCAGGGTTTGGGTTCTGCCACCCTCCAGGCCCAGTTCCACCTGCCGCTCTTGCTCATCGGGATCGCCCTGGACGGCCTTCCCCAAAGTTAACAGACCACAAAGGCAGCTTAGGCCTGAAGCCTCCATTCTGAGGGTGCTCTCTTCCCCACGCACACACATTTCTGATCCCAATCTGTAACCAGTCCTGAGCTGGTCTCTGAGTGGCCCTGAAGACCAGGCTGGTGTTGGGAGAGGAAGTGGGAAGAGAGCGTCTGAGCACAGGGCTGAGATCAGGACAAGTAGGTATGAGCCGAGGTTAGAATGGAaggtgggatggggatgggggaggtgggAACACACTGCTTTCAGGGCCACATTCAAGCGAAGCTCATAGtaacgggggtggggtgggggggtggggggggtgggggccgggctgTGGGGCACAGTGCTGATGGACCCTGCATCAGAGTCCAGAGGCTGCTCCCAGAGCCCTCTGCTTTTGTAACAAGCTTGCTGGCAGAGGGGCCACCTCCTTCCGGCCTCAACACCATCAGGTGGAGGAGCActgggaggaaggtgagggcaggacagggaggccaggaggcccaCCTCATTGAAGAGCAGCTCACGCCTCTGCTGCTTGCGCAGGTCCATCTTCTTGACAGCCACCAGACGACCGGAGCTGCGCACAGTGGCGATGCACACAACGCCTGTGGAGCCCTCGCCAATCTTGATGAAGTTGTCCAGGTAGGAGCGGGGATCACCAGGGTCCACCACCAACTGCAGAGCAGCCCGGAACTGCTCATGGGACACACGCTGGGGTTCCCGCTGTGGAGAGCGGGGTCCGGGAGGCCCAGAGGCgggggtgccagcaggggcagcGAGGGTTCGGGCTGGAGGGGCCAGCTGGGGCTCGGAGGCATGGGGGCCCAGCACTCCAGGGCTGGGGGGGCCCCGAGCTCGGGTGGGAGGCCGGGAGGAAGAGGACTGGGGGACAGCCAGGGCCCCCACTGATGGCCCATTGGGGGCCATGTTGTGAGGCTCCCCCTGAAACAGAAAGGAGAGGAGGCTGTCAGTGGAGGGGCTAGGGGCCAGCTCTGCTCTCCTGAGCAGGACAGGGGCCCGGCTGTGGCACAGACACATGGTGGTCAGGATGGAGATGCACAGTGGGCTGGGCACAGGTTGGAGTAGGTGGGTGGGGATAGGAAAAGCTTTGGGGAAGGAGACATACGGGGTCTTGGGGTGGGGGATCAGTTACCTGGGCGCCCCGGGATGGATGATCCGTGTCGGCCCGCGGGTATGTGTTAAAGGGCCGGCCAGCAGCCACTTTCGTCCCACTGGCCACACCAGCAGGTTGGGGGGTGCTGAcgtcaggcccagagagaggtcGCTTGTCCCGGGAGGATTCCTGGGGCCCCCCTGAGCCCTCCctggaagactttggcttcttcTCCGGCCCCACCCGCCGCTTGTCACCACTGCTGCCACTCCCCTCACGGTGACCAGCAACCCGGCTTTGGCTGGCCGCCTTCTCTGGGCCCCCTCTGGCTATGGCAGCCTGCTCCGAGGGCATCCCATTTTCTTGGCGGGCACGAGTGGGTGGCGGCGGCGGGCTGTCTCTCCTCAGGGAATTGGAGCGTGTCACTGACATGTTCTCAAACTCGTCCAGTAGCAGCGTGAGGGCCCCATCCTTGGCACCTTTGCTGCCCCGCACGATGGTCTGGGGTCCAGGATCCAGGGCAGTGGTGGGAGAGGGGCCGGGCAAGTAGGAGGGGGACAAAGGATATGTAACCAACACACAAGGACAGGACAATacaacacacacagagacaagACAGAGACAAATGAAGAAATGCTATGGGTGATGATGGGGCTGGGCAGATGGGGGCAGCGCCAGGGAGGCCCCGCagcacccttcccccacccccacacagagaAGTCAGTTGCAGGGGGAGGGCTGAAGGAGTAACATCCCTCAGTCAGGCTGCCTCCGCCCCACCTGCAGCCCCATCCCCAGCCGGAAGCTAGCTGAAgcaccctcctgcctcctgctctcctggCTTGGGGAAGGGGGGCGGTTGCTGCCCTGTGGGtgaagggggagggcagaggccacGCCACTCCATAATCAGCCTTGGAGAGCTGCAAATTACAGGATGCCGGGGCCAGGGCACAGCTTGGTGCTTCCTCCCCTGCAGCCTGCCAGTGTTGTTAACCCCCAAAACACATTCTCTGTTCCCCTGGAAGCCAAGTGTTGGGTATAGGGAGAGTCAGAAAGGAGTGGGCCCAACATAGAGGGCAAGAGTACCCCAGGAGCGGGGATGGCAATGAGAATGCcgatgggggctgggtggagcGTGTGTCCCAAATCCACCCAGTGCTCACCCTCTCCATGGGCACCACCCTCATCCAGGTCCTGGCTCCCTCTTTGAGAAACAGTCTCCAGGGTTCCCTGTCCCCCACTTAGCTCCAGGCACATGGGCCTCACTGCTCCTCAAGTACAAAGGCAgctcctacctcagggcctttgcactggctgttcatTCTGCCTGGAACATCTTCCCCCAAGTATGccatggctccctccctcctctcctcaggTCTTTGCTGGAAACTCAGCTTCTCAGAGGGAGACTTTTGCTGAGCAGCCATCTAAAATGCCAGCCCCTAACACTCCCTGACCCTCTTCCCTGCCTTTAGAGCACTTAAAACCActggagccctagctgggttggctcaggaaatagagcatcggcctgcgaactgaagggtccaggttcaattccggttaagggcgcatgcccaggttgtgagctcgatccccagtagggggcgtgtaggaggcagccaatcaatgattctcatcattgatgtttctatctctccctctcccttcctctctgaaatcaataaaatatatttatttaaaaaataaagtacataaaaccagtggatATAAACACACCTACAGCTCCCCAGGTGCAATGTGTGTGTGAGCAGCGACTGGGTCTTCCTGTTTCTGCTCTTGCTAAATCTGAACACCTAGAGCAGTGTCGGTCTGCAGAAGGCATTCAAACATTTGCTGAACcgtgagggagtgaggggagcTGAGTGGAGGCTGTGGGAAGCAGAGAATATGGCCCCCACTTCTGTGCTGTCAACCATTGACACACAGGGACATGGGCCCAGGGCTGCCAGATACCCCGAAGTCAGAATTGCCCCTACTGTGCAGAAAACACTGATCCCACAAAACCCACCTATGgggcctgcccctgcctctgctgggccttggCTGCCAGCCCGGAAGCCTGGCAGACAGCTGGTCAGGCTTTAGGGTCAGAagtgcctgggggagggaggaagggcctgGGAGGACTGGGCAGCAAACACACAGGGGCCCCAGGACAGTGCTAGACTGTGTGGCACCTTTGGGTGAATTAAGACAAGGTGCCTCTTCTTCCTGGTCGCCCAGGTGGGGCCTGTACCTCAGAGGAGCCAGTCCCCTGCCTATGGAGGCTGCTATCACTCAGCCTCAGCTGATCAGTCAGGAGAAGCCAGAAACAGAAGTTTGGACATGAAATCGCTCACTTTATAAGAGGtgacaaataattcaaaatattcaGAAGCATCCTGCATGGGACACAGGAACACTTCAGTGGGCCCCCAGACTGAGATCCTGGTGGGAGAGTGTCCACAGTTGTGTCTACACCCACCTCACTGACCTGGAGGCTGGGTTGGGCAACTGGAGAGGATGAGTCATCTGCAAGCCTGGTCCCAGGCGCTGAGCCTGCTACACCCACCTCCACTCCCGGAACAGCCCTGATTCGTTCCCCTGGCCTGAGGCCCTTCCTGTTCCCACTGCCCTTGGGATAAAGTCCATGCCACCAGGCCGGCCTCACTGTAGGCCAAGCTAGAGCACCTGAAccatggaggcaggaaagggatTAAGAGCATGAGccttttgccctgaccggtttggctcagtggacagagcgtcggcctatggactgaagggtcccaggttcaattccagtcaagggcatgtaccttggttgcggttgcgggcacatccccagtagggggtgtgcaggaggcggatgatcaatgtttctctctcatcgatgtttctaactctctatccctcccccttcctctctgtaaaaaaatcaataaaaaaatatatattttttagaaagagcatGATGAACCAATCCCAGCTCTGCTCGTTTGCTGGCAATCCCAAACCCCAATCCCCAAGGTTCACACGGGCCTCTTCCTCCACTAAAAGCCCTGCTGCTCACCGTCTGCCCaggactcctcctcctcctcctcagtccTCAGGGCTTAGCTCAGGTGTCCCCTCTGAGAAGTGGGTCTGAACCCCAGGCCTGGATCAGGCCTCTTCTCTGggcttccccagcccagccctgaccacTTAAGCGGGGGGTCACCATCTGGGAATAggtctgccctcccccctccccctcactgccATGGAAGCTCTGTAAAGACCCAAGGACAAGTTATGGATGGCACTGGGGTCAGGAACACAGAGCTCTAGGTGTGAGGCTCTGGGAGAGCACAACTTAGGAGCTGGTATGAACGGACTGTTGGAGGGATCAAGGTAAGTGTGGGGTTCTCAGGGCTGGAGGCTAGGTAAGGCGCCAGTGGGTAAAGGGGTGGATGAAAGGGCAGCACTGGGGGTGAGGATGAGTGTGGAGGGTTGGGGCGTGTATTTGGAAGTCATAAAGGATGGGGGTCAGCGAGGAGCTGTTGGCCACAGGGTCAAGTGTGGGGTTAAGGGTTGGGGTCCCTCTGTGGGGTTGGTGAGGGTCAGGCGAGGTGGGGGTGCCAGCATACCTTGGGGGCCTCATGCTGGATGGAAGTGATGCAGGCAGGGTCGATGAGGGGCTTGGGCCGACGAGCTGACTCCTCGATCAGGCTCTGCCATTGGCGGGGCAGCCCCGTGAACTTCTGCTCATGCTGGTCGAAGCCAGTGTGCACGCGGTGCTCGAAGTTCGATGGTGCCGAGATCTCTACCCGCTTCTTCTTCTTCCCAAACATGGCGCCAAGGCTCTTAGTACCAGGAGGGCGCAGACGTGGGCTCCTGcggcaggcctgggggagggggccactCACCAGAACCTGCCCATTTCTCCCTGCTTCTCTGGTCCTGCCATctcactcaggggagaagccaagtCGTCCCTATGATCCACCCCACATGGCCTGCCCCATCACCTCTCGACTTGTATCTCCCCTTGCTCACACTGGCGTTTTAACCTCAGGGCCTTCACACTGGCTGTCCCCTTCATGGGATACTCTTCCCCAGTATCCATacatggctccctccctcccctcct
This is a stretch of genomic DNA from Myotis daubentonii chromosome 15, mMyoDau2.1, whole genome shotgun sequence. It encodes these proteins:
- the PAK4 gene encoding serine/threonine-protein kinase PAK 4, translating into MFGKKKKRVEISAPSNFEHRVHTGFDQHEQKFTGLPRQWQSLIEESARRPKPLIDPACITSIQHEAPKTIVRGSKGAKDGALTLLLDEFENMSVTRSNSLRRDSPPPPPTRARQENGMPSEQAAIARGGPEKAASQSRVAGHREGSGSSGDKRRVGPEKKPKSSREGSGGPQESSRDKRPLSGPDVSTPQPAGVASGTKVAAGRPFNTYPRADTDHPSRGAQGEPHNMAPNGPSVGALAVPQSSSSRPPTRARGPPSPGVLGPHASEPQLAPPARTLAAPAGTPASGPPGPRSPQREPQRVSHEQFRAALQLVVDPGDPRSYLDNFIKIGEGSTGVVCIATVRSSGRLVAVKKMDLRKQQRRELLFNEVVIMRDYQHENVVEMYNSYLVGDELWVVMEFLEGGALTDIVTHTRMNEEQIASVCLAVLQALSVLHAQGVIHRDIKSDSILLTHDGRVKLSDFGFCAQVSKEVPRRKSLVGTPYWMAPELISRLPYGPEVDIWSLGVMVIEMVDGEPPYFNEPPLKAMKMIRDNLPPRLKNLHKVSPSLKGFLDRLLVRDPAQRATAAELLKHPFLAKAGPPASIVPLMRHNRTR